The following are encoded together in the Mycolicibacterium arabiense genome:
- a CDS encoding helix-turn-helix domain-containing protein has translation MPNVPPVPTRTPELPAETLEAMRAGLPGLADRMVEAVIAEVPTFAVAAQESWRPVFYASADQLLTALVEQLRGAADPERSTTSMQEVLDTAYRFGRREARQGRPTEVQLAAYRIGAREIWREWSALAVQHGVGGGEVSVFAEMSFAYLDRFSAAGVAGHADEMARLGLARERHRERLVRALLRELSPEELNLAAEAASWNPPQTLTAVALPLRHHDRGGMINTDPRALEVPDDAVEVPPAGIRLSLIPDVGGKARAPFLASIGKTGAVVGPARPWSSVRSSVNRVIRAVELRAPQSTSLLDTDEMLAELVVTADAEALVDLRARALAPLAALPTTTRERLTDTLRSWLLHHGRRDDIAADLYVSPSTVRYRLRQLRELFGERLHDPGSIAELTVALACGIGSARQTLPPGNDPPHGGDA, from the coding sequence ATGCCCAACGTCCCGCCGGTGCCGACGAGGACACCCGAACTCCCCGCGGAAACCCTCGAAGCCATGCGGGCCGGACTGCCGGGTCTGGCCGACCGCATGGTGGAGGCGGTGATCGCCGAGGTGCCGACCTTCGCCGTGGCGGCACAGGAGTCATGGCGGCCGGTCTTCTACGCGTCGGCCGACCAACTCTTGACGGCGCTGGTCGAACAACTGCGGGGCGCGGCCGATCCCGAGAGGTCGACGACGTCGATGCAGGAGGTGCTGGACACGGCCTACCGTTTCGGCCGGCGCGAAGCCCGGCAGGGCCGGCCGACGGAGGTGCAGCTCGCCGCCTACCGGATCGGCGCTCGCGAGATCTGGCGTGAGTGGTCTGCGTTGGCGGTGCAGCACGGAGTGGGTGGCGGCGAGGTGAGCGTCTTCGCCGAGATGTCCTTCGCCTACCTCGACCGATTCTCGGCGGCGGGTGTGGCCGGCCATGCCGACGAGATGGCGCGATTGGGATTGGCGCGAGAACGCCACCGCGAGCGACTCGTACGCGCCCTCCTGCGCGAGTTATCGCCCGAGGAGTTGAACCTCGCTGCCGAGGCGGCGTCGTGGAATCCCCCGCAGACGTTGACCGCAGTGGCGCTGCCCCTTCGGCACCACGACCGCGGCGGGATGATCAACACCGATCCGCGCGCTCTCGAAGTGCCCGACGACGCGGTCGAGGTGCCCCCGGCGGGCATTCGGCTCTCCCTGATCCCCGACGTGGGCGGGAAGGCCAGAGCGCCGTTCCTCGCGTCGATCGGCAAGACGGGTGCAGTCGTGGGGCCGGCACGGCCGTGGTCGTCCGTGCGGTCCTCGGTGAATCGAGTCATTCGGGCGGTCGAGCTTCGCGCACCGCAGTCCACCTCACTGCTCGACACCGACGAGATGCTCGCGGAATTGGTCGTGACGGCCGACGCCGAGGCACTCGTCGACCTTCGGGCCCGCGCCTTGGCGCCGTTGGCTGCGCTGCCGACCACCACCCGCGAACGGCTCACCGACACGCTGCGGTCATGGCTGCTGCATCACGGTCGACGCGATGACATTGCCGCAGACCTGTACGTGTCGCCGTCGACGGTGCGCTATCGCCTGCGCCAGTTGCGCGAACTGTTCGGGGAGCGGCTACACGACCCGGGCTCGATCGCAGAACTCACCGTCGCGCTGGCGTGCGGAATAGGGTCTGCGCGGCAGACGTTGCCGCCCGGAAACGACCCACCACACGGAGGCGATGCATGA